One region of Pseudomonas sp. B21-040 genomic DNA includes:
- a CDS encoding tail protein X, with the protein MRRVRSIAGDSVNLLLFREIGRCDDATEEALWRLNPLLAEQGPVLPAGIWVTVPEVDTQLKVTVPVSAWD; encoded by the coding sequence ATGCGTAGGGTCAGAAGTATTGCCGGTGACTCGGTAAATCTCCTGCTGTTCCGTGAGATCGGACGGTGCGACGACGCCACAGAAGAGGCGCTTTGGCGCCTGAATCCACTGCTGGCGGAACAAGGGCCGGTGCTGCCCGCGGGGATTTGGGTAACGGTGCCCGAGGTTGATACGCAGCTTAAGGTCACTGTCCCGGTTTCGGCCTGGGATTAA
- a CDS encoding phage late control D family protein, with the protein MTLGFTPAVEIYGANATLLNERLIQWEHIDSSGIESDQIKLLIDVEGLEGLPSLGGRIGLLVGYKESGLVDKGVFVITQRSPVLYPLQVSLIAMSAPFSEADETGFKQRRSASYGPITLGALFRELTMKHGFSPRVAPELESKRIDHIDQSNETDMGFLTRVASIYGAITKPVNGLYVLAKGGQLKSISGKTLTEVVLSVTTDNRPGDRSFTSAVINEKSQSKYKGCIATWWDATAGIERKVKLGLSPFRILRLRSQNHDQALAVAEGELRRLERAAFNLKINCPGHPELSAEGVIRLDASWPRIMQGRWAVTKLTASGSREKSYQCVVDANCLDPTQ; encoded by the coding sequence ATGACGCTTGGATTTACGCCGGCCGTGGAAATCTACGGTGCTAACGCCACACTCCTCAATGAGCGGTTGATCCAATGGGAACATATCGATTCCTCCGGCATCGAGTCTGATCAGATCAAACTCCTCATTGATGTCGAGGGGCTTGAGGGGCTGCCCAGTCTTGGGGGGAGGATTGGTTTGCTAGTGGGTTACAAGGAGTCTGGACTAGTCGACAAAGGTGTCTTTGTCATCACTCAGCGCAGCCCTGTTCTGTATCCCCTTCAGGTGTCGCTCATCGCCATGTCCGCGCCGTTCAGTGAAGCGGATGAAACCGGCTTCAAGCAACGCAGATCAGCCAGTTACGGCCCCATCACGCTCGGTGCGTTGTTTCGTGAACTGACGATGAAGCATGGGTTTTCGCCGCGTGTGGCACCCGAGCTTGAGTCCAAAAGGATTGACCACATCGACCAGTCCAACGAGACGGACATGGGTTTTTTGACGCGGGTCGCGAGCATATATGGGGCGATTACGAAACCGGTGAACGGCTTGTACGTATTGGCAAAGGGCGGCCAGTTGAAATCTATTTCCGGCAAGACCCTGACGGAAGTGGTGCTCTCGGTGACAACGGACAACCGTCCAGGTGATCGGTCATTCACCAGCGCTGTTATCAATGAGAAAAGTCAGTCGAAATACAAAGGGTGTATCGCCACCTGGTGGGATGCGACGGCGGGCATCGAGCGTAAGGTCAAATTGGGGCTTTCACCGTTTCGTATCCTTCGCTTGCGTAGTCAGAATCATGATCAGGCCCTGGCCGTTGCAGAGGGTGAGTTACGGCGACTGGAGCGTGCTGCATTCAATTTGAAAATCAATTGTCCGGGGCACCCGGAATTGAGCGCGGAGGGCGTGATTCGGCTGGATGCCAGTTGGCCACGAATCATGCAAGGTCGTTGGGCGGTCACCAAGCTGACAGCAAGCGGTAGTCGGGAAAAAAGCTATCAGTGCGTTGTTGATGCCAATTGTCTGGACCCTACGCAGTAA
- a CDS encoding glycoside hydrolase family 19 protein, whose translation MTFTIQQLLSIMPNARTQAGVFISALNTAMSRFNINTPKRIAAFLAQVGHESGQLQYVRELGSDQYLSKYDTGTLAARLGNTLALDGDGQKYRGRGLIQITGRDNYRQCSLGLFGDDRLLFIPELLEKPQWAAESAAWFWEQNGLNELADRDQFNSITRRINGGLNGLQDRLQLWARARAVLCQPSVLINQHRRSRTECVAGLSGLYQSPHPLTF comes from the coding sequence ATGACGTTTACCATTCAACAGCTTTTGAGCATCATGCCCAACGCCCGCACCCAAGCGGGCGTTTTCATTTCTGCCCTCAATACAGCCATGTCCCGCTTCAACATCAACACCCCCAAACGCATCGCTGCCTTTCTCGCCCAAGTCGGCCATGAGTCCGGGCAATTGCAATACGTGCGTGAACTCGGCAGTGATCAGTATCTGAGCAAATACGACACCGGCACGTTGGCCGCTCGTTTGGGCAACACCCTCGCGCTTGACGGTGACGGTCAAAAATACCGGGGTCGAGGCCTGATTCAGATCACCGGCCGCGACAACTACCGCCAATGCAGTCTCGGACTGTTCGGCGATGATCGTTTGCTGTTCATCCCTGAGCTGCTGGAAAAGCCCCAATGGGCAGCCGAGTCGGCCGCCTGGTTCTGGGAGCAAAACGGCCTTAACGAACTGGCTGACCGCGACCAGTTCAACAGCATCACCCGGCGCATCAATGGCGGATTGAACGGTCTGCAGGATCGCCTGCAACTGTGGGCGCGGGCGAGGGCGGTGTTATGCCAGCCTTCGGTTTTAATCAACCAACACCGACGATCACGCACTGAATGCGTTGCAGGTTTGTCAGGCCTGTATCAGAGCCCTCATCCCCTCACATTTTGA
- a CDS encoding CinA family protein: MKEITQLAAELGRRLQVLNAHVTAAESCTGGGISEAITRIPGSSAWFEAGYVTYSNRQKTQQLNVPVELFSTVGAVSREVVEAMVRGAQEKSRAHFAVAVSGVAGPDGGSASKPVGTVWLAWGVGEQVFSEVQHFPGNRDEVRRQTVKAALEGLLRHAAAEISNQG, translated from the coding sequence GTGAAAGAAATTACCCAACTGGCCGCAGAACTGGGCAGGCGCTTGCAGGTGCTCAATGCTCACGTCACGGCTGCCGAGTCCTGTACCGGTGGCGGTATCTCGGAGGCAATCACTCGTATTCCAGGGAGTTCGGCCTGGTTCGAGGCCGGTTATGTCACCTACTCCAACCGGCAGAAAACCCAGCAATTGAATGTGCCGGTCGAGTTGTTTTCGACGGTGGGGGCGGTCAGTCGGGAGGTGGTCGAGGCGATGGTTCGCGGCGCCCAGGAAAAAAGCCGGGCGCATTTTGCCGTGGCGGTCAGCGGCGTGGCCGGACCGGATGGCGGTTCTGCAAGCAAGCCGGTGGGCACGGTCTGGCTGGCCTGGGGCGTCGGTGAGCAGGTGTTCAGCGAGGTCCAGCACTTCCCTGGAAACCGCGATGAGGTCCGCCGACAAACGGTGAAGGCCGCGCTAGAGGGGCTGCTGCGCCATGCCGCCGCAGAAATCTCAAATCAGGGGTAG
- the recA gene encoding recombinase RecA: MDDNKKKALAAALGQIERQFGKGAVMRMGDQDRQAIPSISTGSLGLDIALGIGGLPKGRIVEIYGPESSGKTTLTLSVIAQAQKAGATCAFVDAEHALDPEYAGKLGVNVDDLLVSQPDTGEQALEITDMLVRSNAVDVIIVDSVAALVPKAEIEGEMGDMHVGLQARLMSQALRKITGNIKNANCLVIFINQIRMKIGVMFGSPETTTGGNALKFYASVRLDIRRTGAVKEGDEVVGSETRVKVVKNKVASPFRQAEFQILYGKGIYLNGEMIDLGVLHGFVEKSGAWYAYEGTKIGQGKANSAKFLADNPEIAAKLEKQLRDKLLTPAPDVKASPVKETADDLADADI, from the coding sequence ATGGACGACAACAAGAAGAAAGCCTTGGCTGCGGCCCTGGGTCAGATCGAACGTCAATTCGGCAAGGGTGCCGTAATGCGTATGGGCGATCAGGACCGTCAGGCGATCCCATCCATCTCCACTGGCTCTCTGGGTCTGGACATCGCGCTCGGTATTGGCGGTCTGCCAAAAGGTCGTATCGTTGAAATCTACGGTCCTGAATCCTCCGGTAAAACCACACTGACACTGTCCGTGATCGCCCAGGCTCAAAAAGCTGGCGCGACCTGCGCATTCGTCGATGCCGAACACGCGCTCGATCCTGAGTACGCCGGCAAACTGGGCGTCAACGTCGACGACCTGCTGGTTTCCCAGCCGGACACCGGCGAACAGGCCCTGGAAATCACCGACATGCTGGTGCGTTCCAACGCGGTTGACGTGATCATCGTCGACTCCGTGGCGGCACTGGTGCCAAAGGCAGAAATCGAAGGCGAAATGGGCGACATGCACGTCGGCCTGCAAGCCCGTCTGATGTCCCAGGCGCTGCGTAAAATCACCGGTAACATCAAGAACGCCAACTGCCTGGTGATCTTCATCAACCAGATCCGTATGAAGATCGGCGTGATGTTCGGTAGCCCGGAAACCACCACCGGTGGTAACGCGCTGAAGTTCTACGCTTCGGTTCGTCTGGACATCCGTCGTACTGGCGCGGTGAAAGAAGGTGATGAAGTCGTCGGTAGCGAAACCCGCGTCAAGGTCGTGAAGAACAAAGTGGCTTCGCCGTTCCGTCAGGCCGAGTTCCAGATCCTTTACGGCAAAGGCATCTACCTCAATGGCGAGATGATCGACCTGGGTGTTCTGCACGGTTTCGTCGAGAAATCCGGTGCCTGGTATGCCTATGAAGGCACCAAGATCGGTCAGGGCAAGGCCAACTCGGCCAAGTTCCTGGCGGACAATCCGGAAATCGCCGCGAAGCTCGAGAAGCAGCTGCGTGACAAACTGCTGACCCCGGCGCCGGACGTCAAAGCATCGCCAGTCAAAGAGACTGCTGATGACCTGGCTGACGCTGATATCTGA
- the recX gene encoding recombination regulator RecX produces the protein MTAVLDTLVAVRRTAMDLLARREHGRVELTRKLRQRGALLEMIDTALDRLTEEGLLSESRYLESFVSYRARSGYGPLRIREELSQRGLQRVDIELALRESGINWQEQLEDTWRRKFSGHLPIDARERAKQGRFLSYRGYSMEMIGRLLSGRGMDD, from the coding sequence ATGACCGCCGTACTCGATACACTCGTCGCGGTGCGGCGAACCGCAATGGACCTGCTCGCACGACGCGAGCACGGTCGAGTCGAGCTGACGCGTAAACTGCGTCAGCGCGGCGCCCTCCTTGAAATGATCGACACAGCACTCGACCGCTTGACGGAAGAGGGCCTGCTGTCTGAATCCCGTTACCTCGAAAGCTTTGTTTCCTACCGTGCCCGTTCGGGCTATGGCCCTTTGCGTATTCGTGAGGAGTTGAGCCAGCGCGGTCTGCAACGAGTCGATATCGAACTGGCGTTACGCGAGAGTGGTATCAACTGGCAGGAGCAACTGGAGGATACCTGGCGGCGTAAATTTTCCGGGCATCTTCCGATAGACGCTCGGGAGCGTGCCAAGCAGGGGCGCTTCCTGAGTTATCGGGGATACTCCATGGAGATGATCGGTCGCTTGCTCAGTGGCCGGGGAATGGATGATTGA
- a CDS encoding TIGR00730 family Rossman fold protein, with protein MPYQPNDLLSRHFEESGHDLTSKVEEQLNLVSPNSPNLPIYRDMILTVLRMAQEDHNRWNAKITLQALRELEHAFRVLEQFRGRRKVTVFGSARTPIEHPLYGLARELGAALARSDLMVITGAGGGIMAAAHEGAGREHSLGFNITLPFEQHANPTVQGTANLLPFHFFFTRKLFFVKEADALVLCPGGFGTLDEALEVLTLIQTGKSPLVPVVLLDAPGGKFWQGALDFIHHQLEENRYILPTDMKLVSLVYSAEEAVEQINQFYSNFHSSRWLKRQFVIRMNHRLSEQALEHMQKAFADLCLSDRFHQHAYNEEEHDEAQFSHLARLAFNFNARDHGRLRELVDYINLPENRAQPKPQTQQLTRKPSKVT; from the coding sequence ATGCCTTACCAACCGAATGATCTGCTAAGCCGTCATTTTGAAGAAAGCGGCCACGACCTCACCAGCAAGGTCGAAGAACAGCTCAACCTGGTTTCACCCAACAGTCCCAACCTCCCCATTTACCGCGACATGATCCTGACCGTGCTGCGCATGGCCCAGGAAGATCACAACCGCTGGAATGCCAAGATCACCCTTCAAGCCCTGCGCGAACTGGAGCACGCCTTTCGTGTTCTCGAGCAGTTCCGGGGGCGGCGTAAAGTCACCGTGTTTGGCTCCGCCCGAACACCGATCGAACACCCGCTGTATGGTTTGGCCCGAGAATTGGGGGCGGCGCTGGCGCGCTCCGACCTGATGGTGATCACGGGTGCTGGCGGCGGCATCATGGCGGCCGCTCACGAAGGGGCCGGCAGGGAGCACAGCCTGGGATTCAACATCACCCTGCCCTTCGAACAGCATGCCAATCCCACCGTGCAAGGCACTGCCAATCTGCTGCCCTTCCACTTCTTTTTTACCCGCAAGCTGTTCTTCGTCAAAGAAGCCGATGCGCTAGTCCTGTGCCCAGGTGGTTTCGGCACCCTGGATGAGGCGCTGGAAGTACTGACATTGATTCAAACCGGTAAAAGCCCTTTGGTGCCGGTGGTACTGCTGGATGCGCCGGGCGGCAAGTTCTGGCAAGGCGCGCTGGACTTCATTCACCATCAATTGGAGGAAAACCGCTACATCCTGCCGACCGACATGAAGCTCGTGAGCCTGGTCTACAGCGCCGAAGAGGCGGTGGAACAGATCAACCAGTTCTACAGCAACTTCCATTCCAGTCGCTGGCTGAAGCGTCAGTTCGTGATTCGCATGAATCACAGGCTCAGCGAGCAAGCGCTCGAACACATGCAGAAGGCCTTTGCCGACTTGTGCCTGAGCGATCGTTTTCATCAGCATGCCTACAACGAAGAGGAACACGACGAAGCACAGTTCAGCCACCTGGCGCGACTGGCCTTCAATTTCAACGCGCGTGATCATGGCCGTCTGCGCGAACTGGTGGATTACATCAACCTGCCGGAAAACCGGGCTCAGCCCAAACCCCAGACACAACAACTCACGCGCAAACCTTCCAAGGTGACGTAA
- a CDS encoding PA3611 family quorum-sensing-regulated virulence factor: MLRLIVPTVAILLASSFSAQAASLKEQNLNKELQNVAAQSSVGTPRAINEDILDQGYTVEGNVLINHLSVQSSHAEKMRSDPKAVYFQLGASVCRNPGFRKLMAKGAIMRYDFAEVKSNRPIGSASFQESDCPKATPVKKK; the protein is encoded by the coding sequence ATGCTGCGCCTTATCGTTCCCACCGTTGCCATTTTGCTGGCGTCGTCCTTCAGTGCTCAGGCGGCGTCCTTGAAAGAGCAGAACCTCAACAAAGAGCTGCAAAATGTCGCGGCACAAAGCAGCGTCGGCACGCCACGGGCGATCAACGAGGACATTCTCGATCAGGGCTACACTGTCGAAGGCAATGTACTGATCAACCACCTGAGTGTGCAGAGCAGCCACGCCGAAAAGATGCGGTCTGACCCGAAAGCGGTTTACTTCCAGCTTGGCGCGTCCGTCTGCAGAAACCCGGGGTTCCGCAAGCTGATGGCAAAGGGCGCGATCATGCGTTATGACTTTGCCGAGGTGAAGTCCAATCGCCCGATCGGCTCCGCAAGCTTCCAGGAATCGGATTGCCCGAAAGCCACACCGGTGAAGAAAAAGTAA
- a CDS encoding tRNA-uridine aminocarboxypropyltransferase produces the protein MNPAISHFAANAVARLRDMREEEGIKPIQARGWRAARCRACRVIESHCLCAWRPQVEARSGVCLIMTNKEVFKPSNTGWLIADVVRDNHAFIWSRTEVDEQLLALLADPQWQPYLVFPGEYVEPERVTNSVDTDSSKRPLFILLDATWTEARKIFRKSPYFDRLPILSLLPEKLSRYRLRRSTRSEHLCTAEVAALCLDLAGDTDAASALDAYFDVFSQHYLDAKHQLDMNVATPAHADLMPFVQNTAPVIC, from the coding sequence ATGAACCCCGCAATTTCTCACTTTGCTGCCAACGCTGTGGCCCGCTTGCGCGATATGCGAGAGGAAGAGGGTATCAAGCCGATTCAGGCCCGAGGCTGGCGGGCAGCGCGTTGCCGTGCCTGCCGCGTGATCGAGAGCCACTGCCTGTGCGCCTGGCGCCCGCAGGTCGAGGCGCGTTCTGGTGTGTGCCTGATCATGACCAACAAGGAAGTGTTCAAACCGAGCAACACCGGTTGGCTGATTGCCGATGTAGTGCGCGACAACCATGCGTTCATCTGGTCGCGCACGGAGGTCGATGAACAACTGTTGGCGTTGCTGGCCGACCCGCAATGGCAGCCGTATCTGGTGTTTCCGGGGGAGTACGTCGAGCCCGAGCGTGTCACCAACAGCGTCGACACGGATAGCTCGAAACGTCCGCTGTTCATTTTGCTGGATGCCACCTGGACAGAGGCCCGGAAGATTTTCCGCAAAAGCCCCTATTTTGACCGGCTTCCGATCTTGAGCCTGCTGCCCGAGAAACTGTCACGGTATCGGTTGCGCAGGTCGACCCGCAGCGAGCATTTGTGCACCGCCGAAGTGGCGGCACTGTGTCTGGATCTGGCCGGTGACACTGACGCTGCATCGGCGCTGGACGCTTATTTCGACGTGTTCAGCCAGCATTACCTGGACGCAAAGCATCAGTTGGACATGAATGTGGCAACGCCGGCTCACGCCGACCTGATGCCGTTCGTGCAAAACACGGCCCCGGTCATCTGCTGA
- the erdR gene encoding response regulator transcription factor ErdR encodes MATYEILIADDHPLFRSALHQAVTLGLGPDVRLVEVASIAELEARLDEKSDWDLVLLDLNMPGAYGFSGLVLLRGQYPQIPVVMVSAQEEASIMVKSREFGASGFIPKSSDLSVIQKAVRAVLDGDVFWPPQAFEAVSVSDEAKAASEGLASLTPQQFRVLTMVCEGLLNKQIAYELSVSEATIKAHVTAIFRKLNVRTRTQAALLLQQLESISSH; translated from the coding sequence ATGGCCACATACGAAATCCTGATTGCCGATGATCACCCACTGTTTCGCAGTGCGCTGCATCAGGCCGTGACGCTGGGCCTGGGCCCGGATGTTCGGCTGGTGGAAGTGGCGAGCATTGCCGAGCTGGAAGCCCGCCTGGATGAAAAGTCCGACTGGGATCTGGTGCTGCTGGACCTGAACATGCCCGGCGCCTACGGTTTTTCCGGGCTCGTGCTGTTGCGCGGTCAGTACCCGCAAATTCCGGTGGTGATGGTTTCCGCGCAGGAAGAAGCGTCAATCATGGTCAAGTCCCGTGAGTTCGGCGCCAGTGGGTTCATTCCAAAATCCAGCGACCTGAGTGTCATCCAGAAGGCTGTCCGTGCGGTGCTGGACGGCGACGTATTCTGGCCACCTCAAGCCTTTGAAGCGGTCAGTGTTTCCGATGAGGCCAAAGCGGCCAGCGAAGGCCTTGCGAGCCTGACGCCCCAGCAATTCCGGGTGTTGACCATGGTTTGCGAGGGCTTGCTGAATAAACAGATTGCGTACGAGCTGAGCGTCTCCGAGGCGACGATCAAAGCCCATGTCACGGCGATTTTCCGCAAGCTGAATGTGCGGACCCGCACTCAGGCGGCGTTGCTCTTGCAACAACTTGAGTCAATTTCCAGCCACTAA
- a CDS encoding diacylglycerol kinase yields MSPFKGQTGLKRILNASGYSLDGLRAAFTGEAAFRQLVLLNVILIPISFFLNVSRVEQALLIAVCLLALIVELLNSAVEAAIDRISLELHPLSKNAKDMGSAAQFVALSMIALVWAVILL; encoded by the coding sequence ATGTCACCTTTCAAAGGCCAAACCGGCCTCAAACGCATCCTCAATGCCTCCGGTTACTCGCTGGATGGCCTGCGCGCCGCCTTCACCGGTGAAGCGGCCTTTCGGCAACTGGTGTTGCTCAACGTTATCCTGATACCGATTTCGTTCTTCTTGAACGTCAGCCGCGTCGAACAGGCGCTGCTGATCGCCGTCTGCCTGTTGGCGCTGATCGTCGAACTGCTGAACTCGGCGGTGGAAGCCGCCATCGATCGCATTTCCCTCGAACTGCACCCGCTGTCCAAAAACGCCAAGGACATGGGCAGCGCAGCTCAATTCGTGGCGTTGAGCATGATCGCGCTGGTCTGGGCAGTCATCCTGCTTTAA
- a CDS encoding LysR family transcriptional regulator, which translates to MRFTLRQLQVFVAVAQQESVSRAAGLLNLSQSAASTSITELERQSSCQLFDRAGKRLSLNALGKQLLPQAVALLDQSKEIEDLLNGKSGFGSLAVGATLTIGNYLATLLIGSFMQRHPESQVKLHVQNTANIVQQVAHYEIDLGLIEGDCSHPDIEVQSWVEDELVVFCAPQHPLAKRGTATMEELTHEAWILREQGSGTRLTFDQAMRHHRSALNIRLELEHTEAIKRAVESGLGIGCISRLALRDAFRRGSLVPVETPDLDLARQFYFIWHKQKYQTSAMREFLELCRAFTEGVQRSDEIVLPNIA; encoded by the coding sequence ATGCGATTTACTCTCCGTCAACTTCAAGTTTTCGTCGCCGTCGCCCAGCAGGAAAGCGTATCCCGTGCTGCGGGCTTGCTCAACCTCTCACAATCGGCGGCGAGCACCTCGATCACCGAACTGGAGCGCCAGTCCAGCTGCCAGTTGTTTGACCGCGCTGGCAAACGCTTGAGCCTCAACGCCCTCGGCAAACAGTTGCTGCCACAGGCCGTGGCATTGCTCGATCAGTCCAAGGAAATTGAAGACCTGCTCAACGGCAAGTCCGGGTTCGGCTCCCTGGCGGTCGGCGCGACCCTGACCATCGGCAATTACCTTGCCACCCTGCTGATCGGCAGCTTCATGCAGCGCCACCCGGAAAGCCAGGTGAAGCTGCACGTGCAAAACACTGCCAATATCGTGCAACAAGTTGCCCACTATGAAATTGATCTGGGTCTAATCGAAGGCGATTGCAGTCATCCCGACATCGAAGTGCAGAGTTGGGTCGAGGATGAACTGGTGGTGTTTTGCGCGCCTCAGCATCCACTGGCCAAACGCGGCACCGCGACCATGGAAGAACTGACCCACGAGGCCTGGATTCTGCGAGAACAAGGCTCTGGCACACGGCTGACCTTTGACCAGGCCATGCGTCACCATCGCAGTGCGCTGAATATCCGGCTCGAACTGGAACACACCGAAGCGATCAAGCGCGCCGTGGAGTCGGGATTGGGGATCGGTTGCATTTCGCGCCTGGCACTGCGCGATGCGTTCCGTCGTGGCAGCCTGGTGCCCGTGGAGACACCGGACCTGGACCTGGCGCGGCAGTTTTATTTCATCTGGCACAAACAGAAATATCAGACGTCGGCGATGCGCGAATTCCTCGAGCTGTGCCGCGCGTTCACCGAGGGGGTTCAGCGCAGCGACGAGATCGTTCTGCCAAACATCGCTTAA
- the fpr gene encoding ferredoxin-NADP reductase — MSNMNHERVLSVHHWNDTLFSFKCTRDPGLRFENGQFVMIGLQQPNGRPLMRAYSIASPNWEEHLEFFSIKVPDGPLTSQLQHLKEGDEIIISKKPTGTLVLDDLKPGKHLYLLSTGTGLAPFMSVIQDPETYERFEKVILCHGVRYVNEVAYREFITEHLPQNEFFGEALRDKLIYYPTVTREPFENEGRLTDLMRSGKLFSDIGLPPINPQDDRAMLCGSPSMLDETSEVLNSFGLKVSPRMREPGDYLIERAFVEK, encoded by the coding sequence ATGAGCAACATGAACCACGAGCGTGTCCTCAGTGTTCATCACTGGAACGACACTCTGTTCAGCTTCAAGTGCACCCGCGATCCGGGCCTGCGCTTCGAGAACGGTCAGTTCGTGATGATCGGCCTGCAACAGCCCAACGGCCGCCCGCTTATGCGCGCTTACTCGATTGCCAGCCCGAACTGGGAAGAGCATCTCGAGTTCTTCAGCATCAAGGTGCCTGATGGCCCGCTGACTTCCCAGTTGCAGCATCTGAAGGAAGGCGACGAGATCATCATCAGCAAGAAGCCTACCGGTACCTTGGTGCTGGATGACTTGAAGCCTGGCAAACATTTGTACCTGCTCAGCACCGGTACCGGTCTGGCGCCCTTCATGAGCGTCATCCAGGACCCGGAAACCTACGAGCGTTTCGAAAAAGTGATCCTGTGCCACGGCGTGCGTTACGTCAACGAAGTCGCTTACCGCGAGTTCATCACCGAGCACTTGCCGCAGAACGAGTTCTTCGGTGAGGCGCTGCGTGACAAGTTGATCTACTACCCGACCGTGACCCGCGAGCCGTTCGAGAACGAAGGCCGCCTGACCGACCTGATGCGCAGCGGCAAGCTGTTCAGCGACATCGGCCTGCCACCGATCAACCCGCAGGACGACCGCGCCATGCTGTGCGGTAGCCCGAGCATGCTCGACGAGACCAGCGAAGTGTTGAACAGCTTCGGCCTGAAAGTTTCGCCGCGGATGCGCGAGCCGGGTGACTACCTGATCGAGCGTGCATTCGTCGAGAAGTAA
- the tsaA gene encoding tRNA (N6-threonylcarbamoyladenosine(37)-N6)-methyltransferase TrmO codes for MTYSVSPIGFVRSCFKEKFAIPRQPQLAPAARGVLELVAPFDQGDAVQGLEQVSHVWLLFVFHQALEEKPRLKVRPPRLGGNKSMGVFATRATHRPNGIGQSVVKLDKVEANRLWISGIDLLDGTPILDIKPYVPYADIIDSASNSIASAAPQLIPVQWTDAALHQAHAHAQRLEEPLVALIEQCLAQDPRPAYQTPTPEREYGAQFWDLDVRWHYPEAGVIRVLEVIPVPDL; via the coding sequence ATGACCTACAGCGTTTCCCCCATCGGCTTCGTGCGCTCCTGCTTCAAGGAGAAGTTCGCTATCCCGCGCCAACCGCAACTGGCCCCAGCCGCTCGCGGTGTTCTGGAGCTTGTCGCGCCGTTTGATCAGGGGGATGCGGTACAGGGCCTGGAACAGGTCAGTCACGTTTGGCTGCTGTTTGTGTTCCATCAGGCGCTGGAAGAAAAGCCACGCCTGAAAGTCCGCCCGCCACGTCTGGGCGGCAACAAATCCATGGGCGTGTTCGCCACCCGCGCCACGCATCGGCCCAATGGCATTGGTCAATCCGTAGTGAAGCTGGACAAGGTCGAAGCCAATCGCCTGTGGATATCCGGTATCGATCTGTTGGACGGCACGCCGATTCTCGACATCAAACCCTACGTGCCTTACGCCGACATCATCGACAGCGCCTCCAACAGCATCGCCAGCGCCGCGCCGCAATTGATCCCCGTGCAGTGGACGGATGCAGCGCTGCATCAGGCTCACGCGCATGCTCAGCGCCTTGAAGAGCCCCTGGTGGCGCTGATCGAACAGTGCCTGGCCCAAGATCCACGGCCGGCCTACCAGACGCCGACGCCCGAACGGGAATACGGCGCACAGTTCTGGGACCTGGATGTGCGCTGGCATTACCCCGAAGCAGGGGTTATCCGCGTTCTCGAAGTCATCCCTGTACCTGACTTGTAG